A genomic region of Chitinimonas arctica contains the following coding sequences:
- the phoB gene encoding phosphate regulon transcriptional regulator PhoB — protein MPANILLVEDEPAIQELIAFNLQQAGHHVVRADSAEAGMMVVKNALPDLILLDWMLPGMSGIEFAKRIRADERTRQVPVIMLTARSEESDKISGLENGADDFITKPFSPRELQARIKAVLRRRAPQMTDDLVQVKGLSLDPATHRVAGNGAPIDLGPTEFRLLHFFMTHPERVHSRAQLLDHVWGDHVFVEERTVDVHIRRLRSALEATAHDALIQTVRGTGYRLSAQ, from the coding sequence ATGCCCGCCAATATCCTGCTCGTCGAAGATGAACCCGCCATCCAAGAACTGATTGCGTTCAACCTGCAGCAAGCGGGCCACCATGTCGTGCGGGCCGACTCGGCCGAGGCCGGCATGATGGTGGTGAAGAATGCGCTGCCCGATTTGATCCTGCTCGATTGGATGTTGCCTGGCATGTCCGGCATCGAGTTCGCCAAGCGGATCCGCGCCGATGAACGCACCCGCCAGGTACCGGTCATCATGCTGACCGCGCGTTCGGAAGAGAGCGACAAGATCAGCGGGCTGGAGAACGGCGCGGACGATTTCATCACCAAGCCGTTCAGCCCGCGCGAGTTGCAGGCGCGGATCAAGGCGGTATTGCGCCGCCGCGCACCGCAAATGACCGACGACCTGGTCCAGGTAAAAGGCCTTTCGCTCGATCCCGCCACCCACCGGGTTGCCGGTAATGGCGCACCCATCGATCTGGGGCCGACCGAATTCCGGCTTTTGCATTTCTTCATGACCCACCCCGAACGGGTGCATTCGCGCGCCCAATTGCTGGACCACGTCTGGGGCGACCATGTGTTTGTCGAAGAGCGCACCGTGGATGTCCATATCCGCCGCTTGCGTTCGGCACTGGAGGCGACAGCCCACGATGCCTTGATCCAGACGGTGCGCGGCACCGGCTACCGGCTTTCGGCCCAGTAG
- a CDS encoding HIT family protein produces the protein MTTQPCPLCTSHGGELLWQSALYRVVMVDEPGYPGFCRVILNRHIAEMTELPGVERAALMNAVWAIEEVLLSELGPDKINLASLGNVVPHLHWHVIPRWRDDPHFPAPIWATPARDVSPRPADLTRLKAALASKLLMLESQG, from the coding sequence ATGACTACGCAACCCTGTCCACTTTGTACCAGTCACGGCGGTGAATTGCTTTGGCAGTCGGCCCTCTATCGCGTGGTTATGGTGGACGAACCGGGCTATCCCGGTTTCTGCCGGGTGATCCTCAACCGCCATATTGCCGAAATGACCGAATTGCCCGGCGTGGAACGCGCCGCGCTGATGAATGCGGTATGGGCCATCGAGGAAGTCCTGCTGAGCGAACTCGGCCCGGACAAGATCAATCTCGCCAGCCTGGGCAATGTGGTACCGCACCTGCACTGGCATGTCATTCCGCGCTGGCGCGATGACCCGCATTTTCCGGCGCCGATCTGGGCCACACCGGCGCGTGACGTCAGCCCAAGACCGGCCGACCTGACCCGCCTGAAAGCTGCGCTGGCATCCAAGCTCCTGATGCTTGAGTCGCAAGGCTAG
- the phoR gene encoding phosphate regulon sensor histidine kinase PhoR — protein MKTDSLVFWWRSLALLLAMGLLALVLQPFFGGTIALATMLVGVLGLLAYHLRNLHRLGRWLNDPGPETVPESYGAWEAAYGQLYRLVRSQGKSQRMLSAALDRFVAAGEAMPEGVVVLDSQDRIEWCNPKSMQHLGLDRKKDLGQHIAYLVRLPAFQQYLTAQDYSQPAILRNLAGGDSVLSVQLVPFDSTRKLLLTRDITQLERVQTVHRDFVANVSHELRTPLTVVGGFLETLLDLPDMDPASRESQLKLMFEQTGRMQRLVEDLLALSRLENGIEIREDRVDVRSLAQVLATEAGGLSKGRHTLRIELQEGAGGVRGNYDELHSAFGNLVSNAVRYTPDGGEIRLKWRVEDGCGAFSVEDSGLGIEAQHIPRLTERFYRVDRGRSRSTGGTGLGLAIVKHIAQRHQARLDISSEPGKGSCFCIRFPTNRLLEPEELVTSGQ, from the coding sequence ATGAAGACGGATTCCTTGGTGTTTTGGTGGAGATCGCTTGCGTTGCTGCTCGCCATGGGCCTGCTCGCCTTGGTCTTGCAGCCCTTCTTTGGCGGAACGATCGCGCTGGCGACGATGCTGGTGGGAGTGCTGGGTCTGTTGGCCTACCACCTGCGCAATCTGCACCGCTTGGGTCGCTGGTTGAACGATCCGGGGCCGGAAACGGTGCCCGAGAGCTACGGTGCCTGGGAAGCCGCCTACGGCCAGCTCTACCGGCTGGTGCGTAGCCAGGGCAAGAGCCAGCGCATGCTGTCTGCCGCGCTGGATCGTTTCGTGGCGGCGGGCGAGGCCATGCCGGAGGGCGTGGTGGTACTCGACAGCCAGGATCGGATCGAGTGGTGCAATCCCAAGTCCATGCAGCATCTGGGACTGGATCGCAAGAAGGACCTGGGTCAGCACATCGCCTATCTGGTGCGGCTGCCCGCCTTTCAGCAGTACCTGACCGCGCAGGACTATAGCCAGCCCGCCATCCTGCGCAACCTGGCGGGGGGAGACTCGGTTCTCAGCGTCCAATTGGTACCTTTCGACAGTACCCGCAAATTGCTCCTTACCCGCGATATCACCCAACTGGAGCGGGTGCAGACGGTACACCGCGATTTCGTCGCCAATGTTTCGCACGAGCTGCGCACACCGCTTACCGTGGTGGGCGGCTTTCTGGAAACGCTGCTGGACTTGCCGGATATGGATCCGGCCAGCCGTGAGTCGCAGCTCAAGCTGATGTTCGAGCAGACCGGCCGTATGCAGCGGCTGGTGGAAGACCTGCTTGCCCTGTCGCGATTGGAGAATGGCATCGAAATACGCGAGGACCGGGTGGATGTGCGGAGCCTGGCGCAGGTCCTGGCAACGGAAGCGGGAGGTTTATCCAAAGGCCGCCACACGCTGCGCATCGAGTTGCAGGAAGGAGCGGGCGGGGTGCGCGGCAATTACGACGAATTGCATAGCGCCTTCGGTAATCTGGTCAGCAATGCCGTGCGCTATACCCCGGATGGCGGTGAAATCCGCTTGAAATGGCGGGTGGAGGACGGTTGCGGTGCCTTCTCGGTGGAAGATAGCGGCCTGGGCATCGAAGCGCAGCATATCCCCCGCCTGACCGAGCGCTTCTATCGGGTGGATCGCGGCCGTTCGCGCTCGACCGGCGGAACCGGGCTGGGTCTGGCTATCGTCAAGCATATTGCCCAGCGCCACCAGGCCCGGCTGGACATCAGCAGCGAACCCGGCAAGGGGAGCTGTTTCTGCATCCGCTTCCCCACCAATCGATTGCTGGAACCCGAGGAGCTGGTCACCAGCGGGCAGTAG
- a CDS encoding ubiquinone biosynthesis accessory factor UbiJ, giving the protein MLHEAVLNHLLNQRADLRAELAVHAGSTVRLGVPPFRFDFQVGQDGLMLPGRAGPDATIDINPWLLPRLALHDPAAERELRISGDTQLAAAVGRVLQALDWDIEADMARVLGDISAHRLASLGRDLVGDPRLIARNLAETAAEYLREEAQLLATRPAVEHFNRAVDHLRDDVARLEKRIGQREMVAP; this is encoded by the coding sequence ATGCTGCATGAGGCTGTCCTCAATCACCTGCTGAATCAGCGCGCGGATCTGCGCGCTGAATTGGCCGTTCACGCCGGTTCGACGGTGCGCCTGGGCGTACCGCCGTTCCGCTTTGATTTCCAGGTGGGTCAGGATGGCCTTATGCTACCGGGCAGGGCAGGGCCCGATGCCACCATCGATATCAATCCCTGGCTGCTGCCGCGCCTAGCCTTGCACGACCCGGCCGCCGAGCGTGAATTGCGCATCAGCGGCGATACCCAGCTGGCTGCCGCCGTAGGGCGTGTGCTGCAAGCACTGGATTGGGATATCGAAGCCGATATGGCCCGCGTATTGGGCGATATAAGCGCCCACCGGCTGGCAAGCCTGGGCCGCGACCTGGTTGGCGACCCGCGGCTGATCGCCCGCAATCTCGCCGAAACCGCAGCGGAATATCTACGGGAAGAAGCGCAATTGCTGGCCACGCGCCCTGCGGTCGAGCATTTCAACCGCGCCGTGGATCATCTGCGCGACGACGTTGCCAGGCTGGAAAAGCGAATTGGCCAGCGAGAAATGGTCGCGCCATAG
- a CDS encoding DUF3108 domain-containing protein — translation MSLLPNNAVRAWFSPLFIIALLISLLLHGVTAGGEVLVLWLQNEEMDATPVVKATQRKLQGQSLAAEPASLALLAGVTPAGNFQVSLAGPRAPIAAPAGKPAPTLRKSIKPTPAPVPVRRPDREELLPAPVADPSLPTPVVAQAETTAPVPVPALAPAAAKPVDAAPAQPGSGFPRSVNITYMVKGLISADHRWRIVGNRYEITTHASFAGKARDFRSEGEISPDGLKPHSFIEHRDRIPQPKYQVDFDWPAKTVQVGEPGERKTVPLEDGAQDVFSAAYQFALLGDRVPSFNLQILSGRKSYKMVFDVKGEVDMTLSGRKVTALLVAGAHEKRRFEFYLAPEWNNLPIRIRFDDDGSITDLVATQVEINGQVLLAKPERSSRDR, via the coding sequence GTGTCTTTGTTGCCGAATAACGCCGTGCGGGCCTGGTTCTCGCCACTTTTTATCATCGCGCTGCTGATCTCCTTGCTGTTACATGGCGTCACGGCCGGCGGCGAAGTGCTGGTGCTTTGGTTGCAAAACGAGGAAATGGACGCCACGCCGGTTGTCAAAGCCACCCAGCGCAAGCTGCAGGGCCAGTCACTGGCAGCCGAGCCCGCCAGCCTTGCCCTATTGGCCGGTGTCACACCAGCCGGTAATTTCCAGGTATCGCTGGCCGGCCCCCGCGCCCCGATTGCTGCGCCAGCCGGCAAGCCGGCGCCTACCCTGCGCAAGAGCATCAAGCCGACGCCAGCACCGGTACCGGTGCGCCGTCCCGATCGCGAGGAGTTGCTGCCGGCACCAGTCGCCGATCCATCTTTGCCCACCCCGGTCGTGGCACAAGCTGAAACGACCGCACCGGTACCCGTACCGGCCTTGGCGCCTGCCGCGGCCAAACCCGTCGATGCCGCGCCCGCACAGCCAGGGAGCGGCTTCCCGCGCTCGGTCAATATCACTTATATGGTCAAGGGCCTGATCTCGGCCGACCACCGCTGGCGCATCGTGGGCAATCGCTACGAGATCACCACGCATGCCAGCTTTGCCGGCAAGGCCCGCGACTTCAGGAGCGAAGGTGAAATCAGCCCGGACGGCCTCAAACCGCACAGCTTTATCGAACATCGCGACCGTATTCCACAACCGAAATACCAGGTTGATTTCGATTGGCCAGCCAAGACCGTCCAGGTGGGCGAACCAGGCGAACGGAAGACCGTGCCGCTGGAAGACGGCGCCCAGGACGTGTTTTCCGCCGCCTATCAATTCGCGCTGCTGGGCGATCGGGTTCCCAGTTTCAACCTGCAGATCCTGAGCGGCCGCAAGAGTTACAAGATGGTTTTCGACGTCAAGGGTGAAGTGGACATGACCCTGTCGGGCAGGAAAGTGACGGCCTTGCTGGTAGCAGGCGCGCATGAAAAACGTCGCTTCGAATTTTACCTGGCGCCGGAATGGAATAACTTGCCCATCCGCATACGCTTCGATGATGACGGCTCGATCACCGACCTGGTGGCCACCCAAGTGGAGATAAACGGTCAAGTATTGTTGGCCAAGCCGGAGCGAAGCAGCCGCGACCGTTAG
- a CDS encoding gamma-butyrobetaine hydroxylase-like domain-containing protein: MAGLHPNSPTPTELTLHAASRVLELTFDNGAHFSLPCEYLRVFSPSAEVRGHGGPMRTIAGKRTVAIVAVEPVGHYAVKLVFDDGHDSGLYGWDTLYELGRDQEANWNDYLQRLAGAGLSRDYP; the protein is encoded by the coding sequence ATGGCCGGTCTGCACCCGAACAGCCCCACCCCCACCGAATTGACCCTGCACGCCGCCAGCCGAGTGCTGGAACTGACGTTCGACAACGGCGCGCATTTTTCGCTGCCCTGCGAATATCTGCGCGTGTTCAGCCCCTCGGCCGAGGTACGCGGCCATGGCGGTCCGATGCGGACGATCGCGGGCAAACGGACCGTTGCCATCGTCGCGGTGGAGCCGGTCGGCCATTATGCGGTCAAGCTGGTATTCGACGACGGCCACGATAGCGGCCTGTACGGCTGGGATACGCTGTACGAACTGGGACGCGACCAGGAAGCCAACTGGAACGATTATTTGCAGAGACTGGCGGGCGCCGGTTTGTCACGAGACTATCCATGA
- a CDS encoding NYN domain-containing protein: MSIGLFIDGAYAYKAFGREKINYLELRKLIEEELGDSVDEGYFFNADDNQAMSSKLHNALSFPYPKGPGLRVKNYWLQKKQLYWPNHLGGGPVVHPEQSHVNYEITTQKAVDVGLVYHMTRSFHKRKWTKLALFAGDGDFHEPVQNLVEYENVDLYLIGSLNSIADVLRPYARRIIEVDVDPVKSKLRFVDRWRDGNERYGDEQPV; the protein is encoded by the coding sequence ATGAGCATTGGATTGTTCATCGACGGTGCATATGCCTACAAGGCTTTTGGCCGCGAAAAGATCAACTATCTCGAGCTGCGCAAGCTGATCGAGGAAGAACTGGGCGATAGCGTCGACGAAGGCTATTTCTTCAACGCCGACGACAATCAGGCCATGTCTTCGAAACTGCATAACGCCTTGTCCTTCCCCTACCCGAAGGGGCCGGGCCTGCGCGTGAAAAACTACTGGCTGCAGAAGAAGCAGCTGTACTGGCCAAACCATCTCGGCGGCGGTCCGGTGGTGCATCCGGAGCAGTCCCACGTCAACTACGAGATCACCACCCAGAAGGCTGTGGATGTCGGACTGGTCTACCATATGACCCGATCCTTCCATAAGCGCAAGTGGACCAAGTTGGCGCTGTTCGCCGGCGACGGCGATTTCCATGAGCCGGTGCAGAACCTGGTCGAGTATGAGAATGTCGATCTCTACCTGATCGGCTCGCTGAACAGTATCGCCGACGTGCTGCGCCCGTACGCCCGCCGCATCATCGAGGTGGATGTCGATCCGGTAAAGAGCAAGCTGCGCTTTGTCGATCGCTGGCGCGACGGCAATGAGCGCTATGGCGACGAGCAACCTGTCTGA
- the hda gene encoding DnaA regulatory inactivator Hda, which produces MKQLALDLQLPEPFGFDDFLIGPNLEAYMAVRSLADGTAGEGCIYLWGAGGTGKSHLLRATAQRAMVAGLYAYYWDAANTPLDESAHGYELLAVDHVDGLDEVGQIALFGLINAQREAGRVILTAGSLPPAQLPLREDLTTRLGWGLVFEIGEPADEDKSALLRHRARARGCEVDEAVCRWLVTRQSRDLGALTRLLDRLDRAALAAGRPLTLPFVKEALRDGGSLR; this is translated from the coding sequence ATGAAGCAACTGGCGCTCGATCTGCAACTGCCCGAGCCATTCGGGTTCGACGACTTCCTGATCGGTCCGAACCTGGAAGCCTATATGGCGGTCCGATCCCTGGCGGATGGGACCGCCGGCGAAGGATGCATTTACCTGTGGGGGGCGGGCGGCACCGGCAAGAGCCATCTCTTGCGTGCCACCGCACAGCGCGCCATGGTGGCCGGCCTATACGCCTACTACTGGGATGCGGCGAATACGCCATTGGACGAATCGGCGCATGGCTATGAGCTGTTGGCCGTCGACCATGTGGATGGCCTGGACGAAGTCGGCCAGATCGCCCTGTTCGGATTGATCAATGCCCAGCGCGAAGCGGGCCGGGTGATTTTGACCGCCGGCAGCCTGCCGCCGGCGCAATTGCCGCTGCGCGAGGATCTCACCACCCGATTGGGCTGGGGCCTGGTCTTCGAAATCGGCGAACCGGCGGACGAGGACAAGTCCGCGCTACTGCGCCACCGTGCCCGGGCGCGGGGGTGCGAAGTGGACGAAGCTGTCTGCCGTTGGCTGGTCACGCGCCAGAGCCGCGACCTGGGTGCGCTGACCCGCTTGCTCGATAGGCTGGACCGCGCCGCCCTGGCCGCCGGCCGGCCATTGACGCTGCCCTTCGTCAAGGAAGCGTTACGGGACGGCGGCTCGCTGCGCTGA
- the purM gene encoding phosphoribosylformylglycinamidine cyclo-ligase, whose translation MSQQPQSLSYRDAGVDIDAGDQLVENIKPFAKRTMRPEVLSGIGGFGGLVEISKKFKEPVLVSGTDGVGTKLKLAFELNRHDTVGIDLVAMSVNDILVQGAEPLFFLDYFACGKLDVTSATEVIKGIAAGCEQAGCALIGGETAEMPGMYPLGEYDLAGFAVGVVEKANIITGADIGAGDVVLGLASNGAHSNGYSLIRKILHLTEADYNAGFDNGRSLADVVMAPTRIYVKPLLKLMAALPVKGMAHITGGGITENVPRVLPDNVVAQIDAKAWALPKLFQWLQAQGNVDTQEMYRTFNCGIGMVVIVSAENADAAVKLLSDEGETVYRIGAVRTRNGDEHQTQVG comes from the coding sequence ATGAGTCAACAGCCCCAAAGCCTCTCCTACCGCGATGCCGGTGTCGATATCGATGCAGGCGACCAATTGGTCGAGAATATCAAACCTTTTGCCAAACGCACCATGCGCCCCGAGGTGCTGTCCGGCATTGGCGGCTTCGGTGGCCTGGTAGAGATCAGCAAGAAATTCAAGGAGCCGGTCCTGGTGTCCGGCACCGACGGCGTCGGCACCAAGCTCAAGCTGGCATTTGAATTGAATCGCCATGATACCGTCGGTATCGACCTGGTTGCCATGAGTGTCAACGACATCCTGGTGCAAGGCGCCGAGCCGCTGTTTTTCCTCGATTACTTCGCCTGCGGCAAGCTGGATGTCACCAGCGCCACCGAAGTGATCAAAGGCATCGCCGCCGGGTGTGAACAGGCAGGTTGCGCCTTGATCGGCGGCGAAACGGCCGAAATGCCAGGCATGTACCCCTTGGGTGAATACGACCTGGCCGGCTTCGCCGTGGGCGTGGTCGAGAAGGCCAACATCATCACTGGCGCCGATATCGGCGCCGGCGACGTGGTCCTGGGCCTGGCCTCGAACGGTGCCCATTCCAATGGCTATTCGCTGATCCGCAAGATCCTGCACCTCACCGAAGCCGACTACAACGCCGGCTTCGATAACGGCCGTTCGCTGGCCGACGTGGTGATGGCCCCCACCCGCATCTACGTCAAGCCGCTGCTCAAGCTGATGGCCGCCTTGCCGGTCAAGGGCATGGCGCATATTACCGGCGGCGGCATCACCGAGAATGTCCCGCGGGTCTTGCCCGACAATGTCGTCGCACAGATCGATGCCAAGGCCTGGGCACTTCCCAAGCTGTTCCAGTGGCTGCAGGCGCAGGGAAACGTCGATACGCAGGAAATGTATCGCACCTTCAACTGCGGTATCGGCATGGTGGTGATTGTATCGGCCGAGAACGCAGATGCCGCCGTCAAGCTGCTGAGCGACGAAGGCGAGACCGTCTACCGTATCGGCGCCGTGCGTACGCGCAACGGTGACGAGCACCAAACGCAGGTCGGTTGA
- the ubiE gene encoding bifunctional demethylmenaquinone methyltransferase/2-methoxy-6-polyprenyl-1,4-benzoquinol methylase UbiE: MSENTTHFGYKTVAESQKAQKVAEVFHSVAQKYDVMNDLMSAGLHRLWKTFTIAQSGVREGHRVLDIAGGTGDLSLAFLKRVGKSGQVWLTDINSSMLTVGRDRLLDKGYLNPAVQCDGEKLPFPSNYFDCVTVAFGLRNMTHKDVALAEMQRVLKPGGRLLVLEFSKVAKPLAPLYDLYSFKLLPKMGELVAGDAASYQYLAESIRMHPGQEELAQLMRDVGFKVDYFNLTAGVVALHKGFKL; the protein is encoded by the coding sequence ATGAGTGAAAACACCACCCATTTCGGCTACAAGACCGTCGCCGAATCGCAGAAAGCCCAGAAGGTCGCCGAAGTCTTCCATTCGGTCGCGCAGAAATACGATGTGATGAACGACTTGATGTCGGCGGGGCTGCACCGGCTATGGAAAACCTTCACCATCGCGCAGAGCGGCGTGCGTGAAGGCCATCGGGTGCTGGATATCGCCGGCGGTACCGGCGATCTGTCGCTGGCCTTTCTCAAGCGCGTCGGCAAGAGCGGCCAGGTCTGGCTGACCGATATCAATAGCTCCATGTTGACGGTCGGCCGCGACCGCCTGCTGGATAAGGGCTACCTCAACCCCGCGGTACAGTGCGACGGTGAAAAATTGCCTTTCCCCAGCAACTACTTCGATTGTGTCACCGTGGCCTTCGGCCTGCGCAATATGACGCATAAGGATGTCGCGCTGGCCGAGATGCAGCGCGTACTGAAGCCGGGCGGACGGTTGCTGGTACTGGAATTTTCCAAGGTGGCCAAGCCCCTGGCACCGTTGTACGATTTGTACTCCTTCAAGTTGCTGCCCAAGATGGGCGAACTGGTCGCCGGCGATGCCGCCAGCTACCAATACCTGGCCGAATCGATACGCATGCATCCAGGCCAGGAGGAACTCGCGCAGCTGATGCGCGATGTCGGTTTCAAGGTGGATTATTTCAATCTGACCGCCGGCGTGGTGGCGCTACACAAGGGATTCAAACTGTAA
- a CDS encoding AI-2E family transporter, which yields MRRSRPPKPIWIRYWPLVAGMAGLALLYLLTPVLAPFVTAAVLAYILEPLVDRLVRWGWPRALAVSVTLAGTAVVLVALVLVIVPLFLQQLQGLYAYLPELLAWLRDKAAPWVAERLGADLRFDIDHLKTWLQSHGNEIGQALRALLPSLTSGGMAVLAMFANLVLLPVVLFYFLRDWHGLLAQIDDLIPRRWHRAVGELAGEADAVLGQFLRGQMAVILIMALFYSVGLWLTGLKSALPIGVVAGLLVFVPYLGVIVGVLLATLTAGLQFHDLAGVVPVWVVFLLGQMLEGFYVTPRLVGERIGLHPVAVIFALMAFGQLFGFVGVLLALPLAAVLLVGLRRVRGHYIASVMYRK from the coding sequence ATGAGACGCTCTCGCCCGCCCAAACCCATCTGGATCCGTTACTGGCCTCTTGTCGCCGGTATGGCGGGCCTTGCCTTGCTCTATCTGCTCACGCCGGTACTGGCGCCTTTCGTGACCGCGGCAGTGCTGGCCTACATCCTGGAGCCCCTGGTTGACCGGCTGGTGCGCTGGGGTTGGCCTCGCGCGCTGGCGGTCAGCGTGACGCTGGCAGGCACGGCGGTCGTGCTGGTGGCGCTGGTGCTGGTGATCGTGCCCTTGTTCCTGCAGCAGTTGCAGGGCCTCTACGCCTACCTGCCCGAACTATTGGCGTGGCTGCGCGATAAGGCCGCGCCCTGGGTTGCGGAACGACTTGGCGCCGACCTCCGTTTTGATATCGACCATCTGAAAACCTGGTTGCAGTCCCATGGCAACGAAATCGGCCAAGCCCTGCGCGCCTTGCTGCCTTCCCTTACCTCCGGCGGCATGGCGGTACTGGCCATGTTCGCCAACCTCGTGCTGTTGCCGGTCGTCCTGTTCTATTTCCTGCGCGATTGGCATGGCTTGCTGGCACAGATCGACGATCTTATCCCACGCCGCTGGCACCGCGCGGTGGGCGAGCTGGCCGGCGAGGCGGACGCGGTGCTGGGTCAATTCCTGCGCGGCCAGATGGCCGTGATCCTGATCATGGCGCTGTTCTACAGCGTGGGTTTGTGGCTGACCGGCCTGAAGTCGGCCTTGCCGATCGGCGTGGTCGCCGGCTTGCTGGTATTCGTACCCTATCTGGGGGTGATCGTCGGTGTACTGCTGGCCACCTTGACCGCCGGGCTACAGTTCCACGATCTGGCCGGTGTGGTGCCGGTATGGGTGGTATTCCTGCTGGGGCAGATGCTGGAAGGTTTTTACGTCACGCCCAGGCTGGTAGGTGAGCGGATCGGTCTGCATCCGGTCGCGGTCATTTTCGCCCTGATGGCATTCGGGCAACTGTTCGGCTTTGTCGGCGTTTTGCTGGCGCTGCCGCTGGCCGCCGTCCTGCTGGTCGGTTTGCGTCGTGTGCGGGGGCATTACATCGCCAGCGTGATGTACCGAAAATGA
- the purN gene encoding phosphoribosylglycinamide formyltransferase: MKNIVILISGRGSNMQAIVDAAIPGAHIAAVIANRADAPGLAWASERGIATRTVDHKAYDSREAFDTALAAVIDQFSPHLVVLAGFMRILTADFTRHYAGRMLNIHPSLLPAFTGLHTHRRAIEAGCKLAGCTVHFVTAELDHGPIVMQAAVPILNEDTEDSLSARVLREEHRLYPEAVRAFVEDRLRIQDLRVFVAE, encoded by the coding sequence ATGAAAAATATCGTTATCCTCATTTCCGGCCGTGGCTCGAATATGCAAGCCATCGTCGATGCCGCCATACCCGGCGCCCATATCGCCGCCGTGATCGCCAACCGCGCCGATGCGCCGGGCCTTGCCTGGGCGTCGGAACGGGGTATCGCCACCCGTACGGTCGATCACAAGGCCTATGACAGCCGCGAAGCGTTCGATACCGCGCTGGCGGCGGTCATTGACCAGTTTTCGCCCCATTTGGTGGTACTGGCCGGTTTTATGCGCATTCTTACGGCGGATTTCACCCGCCACTATGCCGGCCGGATGTTGAATATCCATCCCTCCTTGTTACCTGCCTTTACCGGCCTGCATACCCACCGCCGCGCCATCGAAGCGGGCTGCAAACTGGCAGGCTGCACCGTGCACTTCGTCACGGCCGAGCTGGACCATGGCCCCATCGTGATGCAGGCGGCGGTACCGATATTGAACGAGGACACCGAGGACAGCTTGTCCGCCCGGGTACTGCGAGAAGAGCATCGCCTCTATCCCGAGGCTGTGCGGGCTTTTGTGGAAGATCGCCTGCGGATTCAGGATCTGCGTGTCTTTGTTGCCGAATAA
- a CDS encoding DUF3108 domain-containing protein, whose translation MKIARPLAATLLSCTALLSVAAGLPARAQISYEARLSGLPVGEATQRWSLEKDHYQLETEIAPIFGPRIRYVSSGTVGEAGIKPAEYAEFRGGSTPRQQARFDWTSKQVSYGNPESPQSAKLEAGAQELNTLPFQLSWLGTKNTATMQIMTGRKLRQDRFAMSDGGTLKLMGKSTPVRVWRTPDAEEGTEIWLAVEFGNLPVKIIRHDDKGELQLIAKTIEFQQE comes from the coding sequence ATGAAAATTGCCCGCCCACTCGCCGCCACCCTACTGAGCTGTACCGCACTGTTGAGCGTCGCGGCCGGCCTGCCCGCACGTGCCCAGATCAGTTACGAGGCGCGGCTGTCCGGACTGCCGGTTGGCGAAGCGACCCAGCGCTGGAGCCTGGAGAAGGATCACTACCAACTGGAGACGGAGATCGCGCCCATTTTCGGCCCCCGCATCCGCTACGTCAGCAGCGGCACGGTCGGTGAAGCCGGCATCAAGCCGGCCGAGTATGCCGAATTTCGCGGCGGCAGTACTCCGCGCCAGCAGGCGCGTTTCGACTGGACCAGCAAACAGGTCAGTTACGGCAACCCGGAATCGCCACAAAGCGCCAAATTGGAAGCCGGCGCCCAGGAACTCAACACCCTGCCCTTCCAGCTGTCTTGGTTGGGCACCAAGAACACCGCCACGATGCAGATCATGACGGGCCGCAAATTACGGCAGGACCGTTTCGCCATGAGCGACGGCGGCACGCTGAAGCTGATGGGTAAGAGCACGCCGGTCCGTGTCTGGCGCACGCCCGATGCCGAGGAAGGCACCGAGATCTGGCTGGCCGTCGAATTCGGCAACCTGCCGGTAAAAATTATCCGTCACGACGACAAGGGCGAATTGCAATTGATCGCCAAGACCATCGAATTTCAACAGGAATAG